In one Candidatus Nitronereus thalassa genomic region, the following are encoded:
- a CDS encoding penicillin-binding protein 2, whose amino-acid sequence MLFEDQRPDEHSFSGRRAVVCVMFLFGFLVILLRLFDLHILQAETMTKRANNQHHKMVTLDSNRGAIFDRQGRALALNLDVPSVYASPVSVKNPRLAANRLSKILEVPRRELEERLRGNREFVWVKRKIDSEYATQVEALSIPGINMVKEKRRFYPKGTLLAHVLGFAGIDSQGLEGLEVGYEHYLQGQARKVLLHRDAFGRLIFPENQQEGDSLSGNTIHLTIDEVIQFMAEQALETAVEKTNARGGSIIVMDPKTGGILAWTLRPTFDPNHVAAVSPEQWRNRAVTDPYEPGSTMKIMLAAAALEENLMKPDSLIYAGDGKVSISGTVIHDHKKAGWVTFREAIQESSNVAAAKIALELGKDRLYRYLRGFGFGEKTGIDLPGESVGILSKTEQWSGRTLPSMAMGQEIAVTPLQLVTAVAAIANGGALMKPYIVERIRTTQGGSVWTREPEIRRHPIGPQAAQTLTTLLENVVEQGTGSQAAIHGYRVAGKTGTAQKVDPETRAYSSSKSVSSFVGFAPAEDPRFVMLVVIDEPQGRGWGGAVAAPVFREVGAQVLRHLKVPPQRTIGIQVAAAENFSAPMIGAVYSEE is encoded by the coding sequence ATGCTGTTTGAGGATCAAAGACCTGATGAACATTCATTTTCTGGTAGACGTGCTGTGGTGTGTGTGATGTTTCTCTTTGGGTTTTTGGTCATTTTGCTTCGGCTGTTTGATCTCCATATTTTGCAAGCAGAGACCATGACCAAGAGAGCCAATAATCAGCATCATAAAATGGTGACCCTGGATTCTAACCGTGGTGCGATTTTTGATCGTCAGGGGCGAGCCTTGGCGCTCAATTTGGATGTACCCTCGGTCTATGCTTCTCCGGTGTCTGTGAAAAATCCAAGGTTGGCGGCCAATCGGTTATCCAAAATTCTGGAAGTGCCACGTCGAGAATTGGAGGAGCGTTTGCGGGGCAATCGCGAGTTCGTATGGGTCAAGCGGAAAATTGATTCGGAATATGCGACCCAAGTGGAGGCCCTGTCTATTCCAGGAATCAATATGGTGAAGGAGAAGCGACGGTTTTACCCCAAAGGTACGCTCTTGGCGCATGTTTTGGGGTTCGCAGGGATAGATAGTCAGGGATTGGAAGGACTAGAGGTTGGATACGAACATTATCTTCAAGGCCAAGCTCGAAAAGTGTTGTTGCATCGGGATGCCTTTGGGAGGCTCATTTTTCCCGAGAACCAACAAGAGGGTGATAGTCTTTCTGGAAATACGATTCATCTGACAATAGATGAAGTCATTCAGTTTATGGCTGAGCAGGCGCTGGAGACCGCGGTCGAAAAAACGAATGCGCGTGGTGGCTCAATCATTGTGATGGATCCCAAGACGGGAGGGATTTTAGCCTGGACCCTACGCCCCACGTTCGATCCCAATCATGTGGCTGCCGTGTCGCCGGAACAGTGGAGGAATCGCGCTGTGACGGATCCCTATGAGCCCGGCTCCACCATGAAAATCATGCTGGCGGCGGCAGCGCTAGAAGAAAATTTAATGAAGCCTGACTCCCTGATTTATGCGGGAGATGGCAAGGTCTCCATTAGCGGGACCGTAATTCATGATCACAAGAAGGCTGGTTGGGTGACGTTTCGAGAGGCGATTCAGGAGTCCAGTAACGTGGCGGCAGCAAAAATCGCCTTGGAATTGGGAAAAGATCGTCTGTATCGATATCTTCGGGGATTTGGATTCGGAGAAAAGACTGGAATCGATTTGCCAGGGGAATCGGTAGGAATTTTGAGTAAGACCGAACAATGGAGTGGGCGGACATTACCCTCGATGGCCATGGGACAGGAAATTGCCGTGACGCCGCTTCAGTTGGTGACCGCCGTGGCGGCCATTGCCAATGGTGGGGCCCTTATGAAGCCTTATATTGTAGAGCGTATTCGTACCACCCAAGGGGGAAGCGTATGGACTCGGGAGCCGGAGATTCGTCGGCATCCCATTGGTCCTCAGGCAGCCCAAACCCTCACGACGTTATTGGAAAATGTCGTAGAACAAGGAACCGGAAGCCAAGCGGCGATTCATGGATATCGTGTCGCAGGGAAAACTGGTACGGCACAGAAAGTTGATCCGGAAACAAGAGCCTATTCTTCGAGTAAATCCGTATCGTCATTTGTAGGATTCGCCCCAGCCGAGGATCCTCGCTTTGTCATGTTGGTGGTGATTGATGAACCGCAAGGTCGTGGATGGGGTGGGGCTGTGGCTGCTCCCGTGTTCCGGGAGGTGGGAGCGCAAGTGCTGCGTCATTTGAAAGTTCCTCCTCAACGGACCATTGGAATCCAGGTGGCCGCAGCAGAAAATTTCAGCGCTCCCATGATTGGGGCGGTGTATAGCGAAGAATGA
- a CDS encoding UDP-N-acetylmuramoyl-L-alanyl-D-glutamate--2,6-diaminopimelate ligase, which produces MTLADLIMTLDVVSQEGDLNVEVVNVTEDSRQVKPGTFFVAVKGTQVDGHEFLDQACAQGATGLLVEAPFSKAKLAAFEGRLPAIVEVTDTRTALGSVASRFWSEPSCALTMIGVTGTNGKTTVTHVAKGLLEASARKVGLLGTVGYFIGAEHFSASHTTPGAVALQSLLSQMVKGGADTAVLEVSSHALALDRVAGCEFDIVVFTNLTQDHLDFHRDMHDYFQAKLRLFQEYVLPKTKSSPKRAIVNIDDEWGQRILQQCAVPVWSYSIRHSADLSATDLSLSIDGTTFTAVTPIGSLPIHSSLVGEHNVYNLLAAIGIGVECGMSLEMIQQGIRTFRAVPGRFEVVSEGYDIAVVVDYAHTEDALARLLAAAQVLKKGRIITVFGCGGDRDRGKRPKMGAVAVQGSDLVFVTSDNPRTEDPSTIIQDIEQGILALPESQRSDYRLITDRRVAIQVAIQEAAPHDMVLIAGKGHEDYQIIGTERFHFDDREVARDALGSRAKTGEWAGK; this is translated from the coding sequence ATGACGCTCGCTGATTTGATTATGACACTCGACGTTGTGAGCCAAGAGGGCGATCTCAATGTGGAGGTGGTGAACGTGACGGAAGATTCCCGTCAGGTAAAGCCGGGAACATTTTTTGTGGCAGTCAAAGGAACTCAAGTGGATGGGCATGAGTTCCTCGACCAAGCCTGCGCTCAAGGTGCGACCGGCCTTTTAGTGGAAGCGCCGTTTTCGAAAGCAAAGTTGGCTGCATTTGAAGGGCGGCTGCCCGCCATTGTTGAAGTGACAGATACGCGTACGGCCTTGGGATCGGTGGCGTCGCGGTTTTGGAGTGAACCTTCCTGCGCATTAACCATGATAGGGGTGACTGGGACGAATGGGAAAACCACGGTCACGCATGTGGCCAAAGGATTATTAGAAGCGTCAGCGCGAAAAGTTGGTCTACTTGGTACGGTGGGCTATTTCATTGGGGCAGAACATTTTTCAGCCAGTCATACCACGCCTGGGGCTGTGGCGTTGCAGTCTCTCCTGAGTCAGATGGTGAAAGGAGGGGCGGATACGGCTGTCCTGGAAGTGTCCTCCCATGCGCTAGCGCTGGACCGTGTGGCCGGGTGCGAGTTCGATATCGTGGTCTTTACCAATTTGACGCAAGACCATTTGGATTTTCACCGCGATATGCATGATTACTTCCAGGCTAAGTTGCGTCTCTTTCAGGAATATGTTCTTCCGAAGACAAAATCCTCGCCAAAACGGGCCATTGTGAATATTGATGATGAATGGGGTCAGCGTATTCTTCAGCAATGTGCCGTTCCCGTATGGAGTTACTCTATCCGTCACTCCGCGGATCTTTCCGCGACAGATCTTTCCTTATCTATTGATGGGACAACGTTTACCGCAGTGACTCCCATTGGTTCGTTGCCTATTCACAGTTCATTGGTTGGCGAACATAATGTGTACAATTTATTAGCTGCCATTGGTATCGGTGTGGAATGTGGAATGTCATTGGAAATGATTCAACAAGGTATTAGGACTTTCCGTGCGGTGCCTGGCCGGTTCGAAGTCGTCAGTGAAGGTTACGACATTGCGGTCGTGGTGGACTATGCCCATACGGAAGATGCTTTGGCTCGGCTGTTGGCTGCCGCGCAAGTGCTGAAAAAAGGACGAATCATTACGGTTTTTGGCTGTGGAGGAGATCGTGATCGTGGCAAGCGTCCAAAGATGGGGGCGGTGGCCGTTCAGGGTAGCGATCTTGTGTTCGTGACCTCCGATAATCCCCGAACTGAAGATCCGTCAACCATTATCCAAGATATTGAGCAAGGTATTTTGGCACTCCCTGAATCACAGCGAAGTGACTACCGTCTGATCACTGATCGACGCGTAGCCATTCAGGTGGCCATTCAGGAAGCTGCACCGCACGATATGGTGCTCATCGCAGGAAAGGGGCATGAAGATTATCAAATCATTGGCACCGAGCGTTTCCACTTTGATGATCGAGAAGTGGCAAGAGATGCCTTGGGCAGTCGCGCAAAAACTGGTGAGTGGGCAGGAAAGTAA
- a CDS encoding UDP-N-acetylmuramoyl-tripeptide--D-alanyl-D-alanine ligase — MASFSAEEILSATGGRLMAGSLQARVRRICTDSRKVREGDLFVALQGETFDGHQFVKHVVGLGAKGVMVREAHGKRALSVVKKASSSSDRNLPFVVGVRDTTRAYQDVASFHRKRFQIPVVAITGSNGKTTTKEMVASTLRERWTILKTEGNFNNRLGVPHTLLRLTKRHQVAVVEMGVDAEGQTSRLCEIAMPTIGVITNIGPDHLEFFGSVEGSARAKAELLTWLPHDGAVVLNADDHFYKFLQSQVRSREMSFGLSRSAHVWASHVQAKGACTMCRVHLRGKKHSHNLALNVHGHHNVANAMAAVAVGRILGLSMKHIASGLEKFRPAAMRSQIKSVHGLTIIEDCYNANPASMKAAITLLKELGRGRHTMAVVGDMLELGKGARAMHRDVGAFIADQGISSLFVCGDLGEEIARGAKLRGMKAASIFRAGTPTKAAALLKETAHPGAVILLKASRGMQLEKVLEGFSLKKNVINKRRRRKHD, encoded by the coding sequence GTGGCGTCATTTTCCGCGGAGGAAATCTTGTCGGCGACTGGGGGTAGATTGATGGCGGGGTCGCTGCAAGCCCGAGTCCGTCGAATATGTACGGATTCTCGAAAGGTGCGTGAGGGGGATCTGTTCGTAGCACTACAAGGTGAAACCTTTGATGGTCATCAATTTGTGAAACACGTCGTTGGTTTGGGAGCAAAAGGCGTGATGGTAAGAGAGGCTCACGGAAAGAGGGCGTTGTCTGTGGTAAAAAAGGCCTCATCTTCTTCCGACAGAAATCTTCCGTTTGTGGTGGGTGTTCGTGATACCACCAGAGCCTATCAAGATGTTGCCTCATTTCACCGGAAGCGATTTCAGATTCCTGTGGTGGCCATAACCGGGAGTAACGGAAAAACCACGACGAAAGAAATGGTGGCCAGTACGCTCCGTGAGCGATGGACAATCTTGAAGACGGAAGGAAACTTTAACAATCGATTAGGGGTGCCGCACACGCTGCTTCGACTCACGAAACGTCATCAGGTCGCGGTCGTGGAAATGGGCGTGGATGCGGAAGGGCAAACCAGTAGACTCTGCGAGATCGCTATGCCAACAATTGGAGTGATTACGAATATCGGTCCGGATCACTTAGAGTTTTTTGGCAGTGTGGAGGGTTCTGCACGGGCCAAGGCGGAACTCCTAACGTGGTTGCCTCATGATGGCGCGGTGGTGCTGAATGCCGATGATCACTTTTATAAATTTTTACAATCGCAAGTGCGAAGTCGGGAAATGTCATTTGGTTTGAGCCGGAGTGCTCATGTGTGGGCAAGCCATGTTCAAGCCAAGGGAGCGTGCACAATGTGTCGTGTGCATCTACGAGGGAAAAAGCATTCCCATAATTTGGCGTTGAATGTACATGGCCATCACAATGTTGCAAATGCCATGGCCGCGGTTGCGGTCGGTCGGATTCTTGGGCTGTCCATGAAACACATTGCCTCTGGCCTGGAGAAATTTCGTCCAGCTGCGATGCGTTCTCAAATCAAATCGGTGCATGGTCTGACAATTATCGAAGACTGCTACAATGCCAATCCTGCTTCCATGAAAGCCGCCATTACTTTACTCAAGGAGTTGGGTCGTGGACGCCACACCATGGCCGTGGTGGGTGACATGTTAGAGTTAGGAAAGGGTGCACGGGCAATGCATCGAGACGTGGGAGCATTTATTGCCGATCAAGGGATTTCATCTTTGTTCGTGTGTGGGGATCTGGGAGAGGAAATCGCTCGAGGTGCGAAGCTTCGAGGCATGAAGGCGGCTTCGATATTTCGAGCCGGTACTCCAACCAAGGCGGCTGCTCTTCTGAAAGAGACTGCACATCCAGGTGCTGTGATCTTGCTCAAGGCTTCGAGAGGAATGCAGTTGGAAAAGGTGCTTGAAGGGTTTTCCCTAAAAAAGAACGTCATTAATAAACGTCGTCGTAGAAAGCACGATTAA
- the mraY gene encoding phospho-N-acetylmuramoyl-pentapeptide-transferase, which translates to MLYLWLYPLHTEFAIFNVFRYLSFRIIYAAVTAFIIAFVLAPPMIRKLQELGLGQKIREEGPSSHLTKTGTPTMGGILIIFAVLISTFLWADVTNLYVWLVMLSIVGFGLVGFVDDYVKILRGRSMGLNAWQKLLAQIGVALGIGLFFYSSPGYSTELSVPFFKSFTPDLGPFYIPFAILVIVGCSNAVNLTDGLDGLAVGPVIVASIAYLVVSYAAGNRVVSEYLLIPYIEGAGELSVLMAAVFGSSLGFLWFNTYPASVFMGDVGSLPLGAALGTVAVVSKHELLLILVGGVFVMEAVSVIFQVASFKSRGKRIFLMAPLHHHFEMKGWEEPKVVVRLWIVAILLSLLSLSTLKLR; encoded by the coding sequence ATGCTCTATCTTTGGCTCTATCCACTTCATACGGAATTCGCGATTTTTAATGTTTTTCGGTACCTCAGTTTCCGCATCATTTATGCGGCTGTCACGGCGTTCATCATTGCGTTTGTGTTGGCTCCGCCCATGATTCGAAAACTGCAGGAATTGGGCTTGGGTCAGAAGATCCGGGAAGAAGGACCGAGTAGTCACCTCACCAAAACCGGTACACCGACCATGGGAGGAATTCTCATCATTTTTGCGGTGCTGATTTCCACGTTTCTTTGGGCGGATGTGACCAATCTTTATGTGTGGCTCGTCATGCTTTCTATCGTAGGGTTTGGCCTGGTGGGGTTTGTAGACGACTATGTCAAGATTTTGCGTGGTCGATCCATGGGGCTGAACGCTTGGCAAAAGCTGCTCGCACAAATTGGGGTTGCGTTGGGCATTGGACTGTTCTTTTATTCTTCCCCGGGCTATTCCACGGAATTAAGCGTCCCGTTTTTTAAATCCTTCACCCCGGATTTGGGACCCTTTTACATTCCGTTCGCGATTCTCGTGATTGTGGGATGTTCCAATGCCGTGAACCTTACCGATGGTCTGGATGGTCTTGCAGTAGGGCCGGTGATTGTCGCATCGATTGCCTATTTGGTGGTGTCTTATGCCGCTGGAAACCGGGTGGTCTCTGAATATCTCTTAATCCCTTACATCGAGGGGGCGGGTGAATTGTCGGTGCTCATGGCTGCGGTCTTTGGCTCCAGTTTGGGGTTTCTCTGGTTCAATACGTACCCTGCTTCAGTTTTTATGGGGGATGTCGGCTCGCTCCCGTTGGGCGCGGCCTTGGGCACGGTCGCGGTAGTGAGCAAACATGAGTTGCTCTTGATTCTTGTGGGCGGAGTGTTTGTCATGGAAGCCGTCTCCGTCATTTTTCAAGTGGCCTCATTTAAGTCGCGAGGGAAACGAATTTTTCTCATGGCTCCGCTACATCACCATTTTGAGATGAAGGGGTGGGAGGAGCCCAAGGTCGTGGTGCGGTTATGGATTGTGGCAATTTTGTTGAGTCTGCTGAGTCTCAGCACATTAAAGCTTCGTTAA
- the murD gene encoding UDP-N-acetylmuramoyl-L-alanine--D-glutamate ligase has translation MVAMSDRQQAMINDLRGKVVAVVGLGKSGLAAARLLDAVGAQVRLVDQKPESELVDLASPLQHLNTQIFGGNRFAEGIQPAECVVLSPGVPPSLEAINQARIKGVPVISEIELASWFLSIPLVAVTGTNGKSTTVSLLGRIFEESGRQAFVGGNLGTPLSEAALTMFRHEANHAGGPAPYDLAVVEVSSFQLETIDRFCPHVAVILNVTPDHLDRHASFADYIAAKGRIFENQTADDFAVLNVDDNQLLPLHESIQALSVGFSMKERLPNGVFLNDPLIMASMSGQTYPIMPIEEIQLLGAHNVANVLAAVAVGLLCECPISTIRRAVGTYRGREHALELVRKRQGVMFVNDSKGTNVDATIKALESFTQPVVIILGGKDKGSDFTQLREALQQHAKSIVLIGEASESIAKAIMGIGDIRQAQSLSQAVELASHLAVSGDVVLLSPACASFDMFRDYLDRGQQFRDLVNALPA, from the coding sequence ATGGTCGCAATGTCGGATCGCCAGCAAGCCATGATTAATGACTTGCGCGGAAAAGTCGTGGCGGTCGTGGGTCTTGGAAAAAGCGGCCTGGCGGCGGCGCGACTTCTGGATGCCGTTGGCGCTCAGGTGCGTTTGGTTGATCAGAAGCCGGAATCAGAACTCGTTGATCTTGCAAGTCCTCTCCAACATCTCAACACTCAAATTTTTGGGGGAAACCGTTTTGCTGAGGGGATTCAGCCTGCGGAATGTGTCGTGTTGAGTCCTGGTGTTCCTCCTTCACTTGAGGCGATCAATCAAGCCAGGATTAAGGGCGTGCCGGTCATTAGTGAAATAGAGTTGGCTTCCTGGTTCCTCTCGATTCCTCTTGTGGCGGTCACGGGGACAAATGGAAAAAGTACCACGGTATCCCTTCTTGGGAGAATCTTTGAAGAAAGTGGACGTCAGGCCTTTGTTGGCGGCAATTTAGGAACACCGCTGAGTGAAGCGGCCTTGACCATGTTCCGCCATGAAGCCAACCATGCGGGTGGCCCCGCTCCTTACGATTTGGCTGTGGTCGAAGTGTCTAGCTTTCAATTGGAAACGATTGACCGCTTTTGTCCCCACGTCGCAGTGATCTTGAATGTGACGCCAGATCATTTGGATCGCCATGCCTCCTTTGCTGACTATATCGCAGCCAAAGGTAGAATTTTTGAGAATCAAACTGCTGATGACTTTGCAGTATTGAATGTTGACGACAACCAGCTCCTGCCGTTGCACGAGTCTATCCAAGCCCTGAGCGTGGGGTTCAGCATGAAGGAACGTTTGCCTAATGGAGTGTTTCTGAATGATCCCTTGATCATGGCATCGATGAGTGGCCAAACCTATCCCATCATGCCTATTGAGGAAATCCAACTGCTTGGTGCGCACAATGTCGCAAATGTGTTAGCCGCCGTCGCCGTGGGGTTGCTGTGTGAATGTCCGATTTCCACCATTCGTCGCGCCGTGGGAACCTATCGGGGCCGGGAACATGCGCTGGAACTCGTCAGGAAGAGACAAGGCGTGATGTTCGTGAATGATTCCAAAGGAACGAATGTTGATGCCACCATTAAAGCGTTGGAAAGTTTCACTCAACCGGTCGTGATCATCCTAGGAGGGAAAGATAAGGGGAGTGACTTTACTCAACTTCGTGAGGCGTTGCAGCAGCATGCAAAATCCATTGTGCTTATTGGCGAAGCCTCAGAGTCGATTGCCAAGGCCATAATGGGAATTGGAGATATTCGTCAAGCCCAGTCATTGTCGCAGGCCGTGGAACTAGCGTCACACCTAGCGGTGTCGGGTGATGTCGTGCTGCTTTCACCGGCCTGTGCAAGTTTTGACATGTTTCGTGATTATCTCGACCGTGGTCAACAATTTCGAGATCTTGTGAATGCTTTGCCTGCATGA
- the ftsW gene encoding putative lipid II flippase FtsW: MRSGRGSALQLSLGWKSSSARRGMFAPVDRTVLLITYLLLLIGLIMVFSASGVMAESRYGDSMFFLKRQAAWIVLGLLALHWVSRQDYDMWKSMTPIVLCLTIGCMVLVLIPSVGAEVNGARRWFRIAGLSFQPGELAKLSVVLYLASFLVRREDEISSFSRGVLAPVIVVGGLAGLALLEPDMGTAVVLVSILFGLLFLGGARLTHLGGLILSALPVAYLLIMESDYRRRRLMSFLDPWQDPHDAGFQLTQSFVALGNGGLAGVGLGDGRQKLFFLPEAHSDFVLALVGEELGFLGTGLLMVLFAVLLVQGFRIAGRAPDAFGRHLASGVTLLLGIQVLINAGVVSGLLPTKGLTLPLVSYGGSSLVITLVAIGILLSISREDSGHRVV, from the coding sequence ATGAGATCTGGTCGAGGAAGCGCGTTGCAATTGTCGTTGGGGTGGAAATCGAGTTCCGCTAGACGGGGAATGTTTGCGCCAGTTGACCGGACGGTGCTGTTAATCACCTATCTGTTGTTGCTAATCGGGCTCATAATGGTATTTAGCGCAAGCGGAGTGATGGCCGAATCCCGGTATGGGGATTCCATGTTTTTTCTCAAACGGCAGGCGGCGTGGATTGTGCTTGGTCTGTTGGCGCTGCATTGGGTCTCGCGTCAGGATTACGACATGTGGAAGTCCATGACGCCCATTGTGTTATGCCTGACGATTGGATGTATGGTGTTGGTCCTCATTCCTTCAGTGGGCGCAGAGGTGAACGGGGCCCGACGTTGGTTTCGGATAGCGGGGTTGTCGTTTCAGCCTGGCGAACTCGCTAAATTGTCGGTGGTCCTTTATCTCGCGTCATTTCTTGTGAGAAGAGAAGACGAGATCAGCAGTTTTTCTCGTGGGGTGTTGGCTCCGGTCATTGTTGTGGGAGGCCTAGCCGGTCTGGCCTTGCTGGAGCCGGATATGGGGACGGCCGTGGTGTTGGTTTCGATCCTTTTTGGTCTGCTCTTTCTTGGTGGTGCTCGCCTCACGCATTTAGGTGGCTTAATCCTGAGCGCCTTGCCTGTGGCCTATCTATTGATCATGGAATCCGATTACCGACGCAGGCGGCTCATGAGTTTTCTTGATCCCTGGCAAGATCCGCATGATGCCGGATTTCAGCTTACCCAATCGTTTGTGGCGTTGGGCAATGGGGGTTTGGCGGGTGTCGGTCTTGGTGATGGCCGACAAAAACTTTTCTTCTTACCCGAAGCTCATTCGGATTTTGTGTTGGCATTGGTGGGAGAAGAGTTGGGTTTCTTGGGGACAGGGTTGCTCATGGTATTATTTGCGGTTCTGTTGGTTCAAGGTTTTCGCATTGCCGGGCGGGCTCCGGATGCTTTTGGGCGGCATTTGGCCAGTGGAGTGACTCTCTTGCTGGGGATACAGGTGCTTATTAATGCGGGAGTGGTTTCTGGATTGCTGCCAACCAAAGGCCTCACGTTACCTTTAGTGAGTTATGGTGGATCTTCCTTGGTCATCACTCTCGTTGCGATTGGAATACTGTTGAGTATTTCACGAGAGGATTCAGGGCATCGTGTCGTATAA
- the murG gene encoding undecaprenyldiphospho-muramoylpentapeptide beta-N-acetylglucosaminyltransferase: MNVVIAAGGTGGHFYPAIALAEEFRRQNPRTSVTLIGTGRALEQMMMGETNINIEPLQVQGIVGKGLVASLRGLLLVPSAIWKAMQFLRVQRADLVIGTGGYTSPPVVIAAWLLGIKRVLLEPNAIPGLANRVLGPLAHRVFVSFEHARSYFNPEKVKLVGAPIRKAFVDPPPVAHSGEIKTLLVCGGSQGATAINTATIEAVKQSDRLRTELQIIHQTGMADLGRVQKAYEHVDARAEVVPFIKDMPKTLRDADLVISRCGALTLAEISACGKPAVLIPYPAATHGHQEHNARVVEQAGAGVMLLQSELTGSRLAEVIESLIDNQEKVRSMAQESLALRKIDSAEATVRECAELVASP; encoded by the coding sequence ATGAACGTGGTCATTGCAGCAGGGGGAACGGGCGGACATTTTTATCCAGCGATTGCGTTGGCTGAAGAGTTTCGGCGACAGAACCCTCGTACCTCAGTCACACTCATTGGCACCGGACGCGCGTTGGAGCAAATGATGATGGGGGAAACCAATATCAACATTGAGCCACTTCAGGTACAGGGGATAGTCGGGAAAGGACTCGTGGCTTCCTTGCGAGGGTTGCTGCTGGTTCCGAGTGCGATTTGGAAAGCCATGCAGTTCTTGCGGGTGCAGCGCGCTGATCTGGTTATTGGCACTGGTGGGTATACGAGCCCCCCGGTGGTGATAGCCGCATGGTTGTTAGGAATTAAGCGCGTTCTGTTGGAGCCGAATGCCATTCCCGGGTTGGCCAATCGTGTATTAGGACCGTTGGCTCATCGCGTGTTTGTCTCCTTTGAGCATGCGCGATCCTATTTTAATCCTGAAAAGGTCAAGCTGGTAGGGGCTCCGATTCGAAAGGCCTTTGTAGATCCACCACCGGTGGCTCATTCAGGTGAAATTAAGACGTTGTTGGTGTGTGGGGGCAGTCAGGGCGCCACAGCCATCAATACAGCCACGATCGAGGCGGTGAAGCAATCAGATCGTCTTCGCACGGAATTGCAAATCATTCATCAAACCGGCATGGCGGATTTAGGCCGTGTACAAAAAGCTTATGAGCACGTTGATGCTCGAGCGGAAGTTGTTCCCTTTATCAAGGATATGCCCAAAACATTACGCGATGCCGATTTGGTGATTTCCCGATGCGGTGCACTCACCTTGGCTGAAATTTCTGCTTGTGGAAAGCCGGCCGTGTTGATTCCATATCCAGCTGCAACCCATGGGCATCAAGAACACAATGCGCGGGTTGTTGAGCAAGCGGGGGCTGGAGTGATGTTGCTCCAGTCAGAATTAACAGGCTCACGATTAGCTGAAGTCATAGAATCATTGATCGACAATCAAGAAAAAGTTCGTTCGATGGCCCAGGAAAGTTTGGCCTTACGGAAGATCGATTCGGCGGAAGCCACGGTTCGGGAATGTGCGGAATTGGTCGCGAGTCCCTAA